DNA sequence from the Flavobacteriales bacterium genome:
ATTATAGCTACAGATGATGATGGCTGTCTTGTTTACGGAACCAGCTTTACAAACGATTCTGTACTTGAAAGAGATGTGCATATCTGGAAAGTATTGAGGGATGAAATCAACATCATAACTAATGTTTCAGAAACAGATGAGCCAACAGAAAACATCACAGTCTTTCCCAATCCGGCAACTGATCAAATATTCATTCAGCTTGGCAAGGGTCAAAACTGGGATCAATCGACAGTTTCTGTGTTTACCATCTCCGGGAAAAAGGTATTCCAGCAAAAGATCTGTCAGCAGGGAAATTTACTTCAAATGGATATCCGGAATTTGGAGAAAGGTACCTATCTGTTGCAGGTTACCGGAATGAACGGGAAGGTGCTTGAATCGGTGAAGGTGGTGAAGAAATAGATACCCTTTAAGTTCGTTTTCTCAATATGTTATCTTTGTAATAAATAAACTGTGATGGATATTCAGCAGAAAAAACCTGAACTGGTAAAGCTCATCATCGAAACGGGCGAATCCGATCTATTGGATGTGGTGGAGATGATTCTTAAAGGGAAGAATAAGGAGGACTGGTGGAGCAAATTAAGCGAAGTGGAGAAAAGATCAATTGAGCAGGGCCTCGAGGAAGCAGACCACGGAGAAACCATCCCGCATGAGCAGGTGATGAAAGAGGTAAAAGAAAAGTATAACCTGAAATAATAGAAATTGTCTGGACACCCTCTTCGAGAATCACTTATTTCAAAATATTGGAGTATCTTGACTCCGCCCCTGACGGTTTGTAAGCGCCCATCGCCCCAGACAGTTTGAAACTGTCTGGAAGATTATTCTCCCATCACAACCAGCTCCCGGCTACCATCCACCATCTCGCCGGTTTTTACGTTAACTTTTTCTATCTTTCCGTCTTTCGGACTTAGGATATTGTTTTCCATCTTCATTGCTTCCACCACCATCAGGATATCACCTTTTTTCACTTCGGCGCCGTCTTTCACATTGATCTTGATCACCTTGCCGGGCATGGGTGAGACGATCCCGCCATTGCTGCCACCCATCTCATGGGTTCCGAGGTAATCTTCTTTCGGGAGGACATCATAACGGACCACTGTAAAAATATGTCCGTTCAGGCTTACGAAGCCCCGGCCCATCTTATCCCTTGAAATAAAAAATTCCAGGCCGTCTCCGTCTACACTCATCTCGAGGATGTTTTCTTCCATCGATCGCAGCTCGCAAGCGTAGGTTTTGCCATTAACCGACAATTCCATTTCGCCGTGACTACTCTTTACGATCCTGGCTGAAACCGGATTTTCATCCACATTCATCTTGATCTCCATCAGGTCGCGCCAGTAGCCGATTTCCTTCCAAACGTTGTATTCGTCCGTATCG
Encoded proteins:
- a CDS encoding biotin/lipoyl-binding protein, with translation DTDEYNVWKEIGYWRDLMEIKMNVDENPVSARIVKSSHGEMELSVNGKTYACELRSMEENILEMSVDGDGLEFFISRDKMGRGFVSLNGHIFTVVRYDVLPKEDYLGTHEMGGSNGGIVSPMPGKVIKINVKDGAEVKKGDILMVVEAMKMENNILSPKDGKIEKVNVKTGEMVDGSRELVVMGE
- a CDS encoding T9SS type A sorting domain-containing protein, whose protein sequence is IIATDDDGCLVYGTSFTNDSVLERDVHIWKVLRDEINIITNVSETDEPTENITVFPNPATDQIFIQLGKGQNWDQSTVSVFTISGKKVFQQKICQQGNLLQMDIRNLEKGTYLLQVTGMNGKVLESVKVVKK